The following proteins are co-located in the Castanea sativa cultivar Marrone di Chiusa Pesio chromosome 8, ASM4071231v1 genome:
- the LOC142607829 gene encoding lactoylglutathione lyase isoform X1, whose amino-acid sequence MACSSVTSIVSRLSLLRLTTNTITIRPITFYFSQSSSLPFLLSPKPNKGLNRYRLFSMASEAKESPANNPGLQANPDEATKSYFMQQTMYRIKDPKVSLDFYSRVLGMSLLKRLDFPEMKFSLYFMGYEDPTSAPSNAVDRTVWTFSQKATIELTHNWGTESDPEFKGYHNGNSEPRGFGHIGITVDDTSKACERFERLGVEFVKKPDDGKMKGIAFIKDPDGYWIEIFDLKTIGNIAVVS is encoded by the exons atggCCTGTTCTTCAGTGACGAGCATTGTATCTCGCCTTTCTCTTCTCCGATTGACCACGAATACCATAACCATTAGAcccataactttttatttttcacaatcTTCTTCACTCCCATTTTTGCTCAGCCCCAAACCCAATAAG GGTCTGAATCGGTACCGATTGTTCTCAATGGCTTCGGAAGCGAAAGAATCACCAGCCAACAATCCAGGCCTTCAGGCAAACCCAGATGAAGCTACTAAGAGCTACTTCATGCAACAAACT atgTATCGGATTAAGGATCCCAAAGTGAGCCTTGACTTCTATTCTCGCGTCTTGGGCATGTC GCTACTTAAGAGATTGGACTTTCCAGAAATGAAGTTTAGCTTATACTTTATGGGCTATGAG GATCCGACATCAGCTCCTAGTAATGCAGTTGATAGAACAGTTTGGACCTTCAGTCAAAAGGCTACAATTGAGCTAACACA CAATTGGGGTACTGAAAGTGATCCTGAATTCAAAGGATACCACAATGGGAATTCAGAACCTCGTGGCTTTG gacaTATTGGCATCACTGTTGATGACACATCCAaggcatgtgaaagatttgaacGTCTAGGAGTGGAGTTTGTAAAGAAACCGGATGATG GAAAAATGAAAGGGATAGCATTTATTAAGGATCCTGATGGCTATTGGATTGAGATCTTTGACCTTAAAACTATTGGAAACATTGCTGTTGTTTCTTAA
- the LOC142607829 gene encoding lactoylglutathione lyase isoform X2 — protein MASEAKESPANNPGLQANPDEATKSYFMQQTMYRIKDPKVSLDFYSRVLGMSLLKRLDFPEMKFSLYFMGYEDPTSAPSNAVDRTVWTFSQKATIELTHNWGTESDPEFKGYHNGNSEPRGFGHIGITVDDTSKACERFERLGVEFVKKPDDGKMKGIAFIKDPDGYWIEIFDLKTIGNIAVVS, from the exons ATGGCTTCGGAAGCGAAAGAATCACCAGCCAACAATCCAGGCCTTCAGGCAAACCCAGATGAAGCTACTAAGAGCTACTTCATGCAACAAACT atgTATCGGATTAAGGATCCCAAAGTGAGCCTTGACTTCTATTCTCGCGTCTTGGGCATGTC GCTACTTAAGAGATTGGACTTTCCAGAAATGAAGTTTAGCTTATACTTTATGGGCTATGAG GATCCGACATCAGCTCCTAGTAATGCAGTTGATAGAACAGTTTGGACCTTCAGTCAAAAGGCTACAATTGAGCTAACACA CAATTGGGGTACTGAAAGTGATCCTGAATTCAAAGGATACCACAATGGGAATTCAGAACCTCGTGGCTTTG gacaTATTGGCATCACTGTTGATGACACATCCAaggcatgtgaaagatttgaacGTCTAGGAGTGGAGTTTGTAAAGAAACCGGATGATG GAAAAATGAAAGGGATAGCATTTATTAAGGATCCTGATGGCTATTGGATTGAGATCTTTGACCTTAAAACTATTGGAAACATTGCTGTTGTTTCTTAA
- the LOC142608035 gene encoding transcription repressor MYB4-like translates to MGRAPCCDKANVKKGPWSPEEDSKLKEYIEKYGTGGNWIALPQKAGLKRCGKSCRLRWLNYLRPNIKHGEFSDEEDRIICNLFASIGSRWSIIAAQLPGRTDNDIKNYWNTKLKKKLMGMLPPSQRKPPPFPSSFQAPPFQSQPLSYKECSLSYYSPTTTKSFSGLESMSVPLNFSNTTTSLATNNPSSLFQTQESWSSSMQYYPVKENLLMFGSEGSTCSSSDGSCTQISYGREVKQEEMGFQSYISNGLEENQKFMLNYGSNSIGGQNVANGYFGEIPLDYGIEDVKQLISNSTNCSNSLLNNIDENKTQEKVTYFYY, encoded by the exons atgggGAGGGCTCCTTGTTGTGACAAGGCAAATGTCAAGAAAGGGCCATGGTCACCAGAAGAGGATTCAAAGCTTAAGGAGTACATAGAAAAATATGGAACTGGTGGGAATTGGATAGCACTTCCACAAAAAGCTG GACTGAAGAGATGTGGGAAAAGTTGCAGATTGAGATGGCTTAACTATCTTAGGCCCAACATTAAACATGGCGAGTTCTCAGACGAGGAAGACAGAATAATCTGCAACTTATTTGCAAGCATTGGAAGCAG GTGGTCAATCATAGCTGCTCAATTGCCAGGCAGGACTGACAATGATATCAAGAATTACTGGAATACCAAGCTTAAGAAGAAGCTTATGGGAATGCTTCCTCCATCTCAGAGAAAACCTCCTCCATTCCCATCTTCTTTCCAAGCCCCACCATTTCAATCTCAACCACTATCATATAAAGAATGCAGCTTATCTTATTATAGCCCAACAACAACTAAGTCTTTCTCAGGCCTTGAATCCATGTCAGTCCCATTGAATTTTTCAAACACCACCACTTCTTTGGCCACCAATAATCCTTCATCTCTTTTCCAAACCCAAGAAAGCTGGTCGAGTTCCATGCAGTATTATCCTGTGAAAGAGAACCTCCTCATGTTTGGAAGTGAAGGAAGTACTTGCAGTTCATCTGATGGGAGCTGTACTCAGATCAGCTATGGCAGAGAGGTCAAGCAAGAAGAAATGGGTTTTCAAAGCTACATCTCAAATGGGTTAGAAGAAAACCAAAAGTTCATGCTTAATTATGGCAGCAACAGTATTGGAGGGCAAAACGTCGCAAATGGATATTTTGGAGAAATCCCATTAGACTATGGGATTGAAGATGTTAAGCAACTGATTAGTAATAGTACTAATTGCTCTAACAGTCTGCTCAATAATATTGATGAAAACAAGACACAAGAGAAGGTCACGTACTTCTactactga